A window of Desulfovibrio desulfuricans DSM 642 contains these coding sequences:
- a CDS encoding sigma-54 interaction domain-containing protein → MQKSSNTSPRSGTVSRSPANADSHREEQLRLLLDLSNVVNSATDVGVALNKALQLMAEHLHMMRGAITLISPNSGEIRIEAAYGLKPAEARRGRYVRGEGITGRVIETGRSMYISNVSEEPLFLNRTRSRDLGKEGISFICVPICLNDQVVGALSVDHLLVDDATLEDEMRLLTIISTLLGHAALESQGRMDEEASSPLRPRGFVGNSEVMQKVYAQIAQVAPSSTTVFLQGESGTGKELAARSIHSGSTRANKPFISLNCAALPENLIESELFGHERGAFTGANATRKGRFELANGGTLFLDEVGELSLMTQAKLLRVLQERAFERLGGMETHYVDVRFITATNRDLEKMVEEETFRRDLFYRLNVFPIFLPPLSFRPEDILPLANHFIKKYALANGRNNVRLSLSVMDMLQRYTWPGNIRELENVMERAVLLLGREGLVLPQHLPPALHGSRATASSGLTPGLIRQGLSGSLQEQLDELERASITEALEFSQGQMGKAAASLGLTERIMALRMKKYGITYKAFRPVYRKDETE, encoded by the coding sequence ATGCAAAAATCCAGCAATACATCTCCCCGTTCCGGCACCGTGTCGCGCTCTCCCGCCAACGCAGACAGCCACCGCGAAGAGCAGCTGCGCCTTTTGTTGGATCTTTCCAATGTGGTCAACTCAGCCACGGATGTAGGGGTTGCCCTGAACAAGGCGCTCCAGCTCATGGCAGAGCATCTGCACATGATGCGCGGCGCGATCACGCTTATTTCGCCCAACAGCGGCGAAATCCGCATCGAGGCTGCCTACGGCCTCAAGCCCGCCGAGGCCCGCCGGGGCCGCTACGTGCGCGGCGAGGGCATCACCGGGCGCGTTATTGAAACCGGGCGCTCCATGTACATATCGAATGTGTCTGAAGAGCCATTGTTCCTGAACCGCACCCGCTCGCGCGATCTGGGCAAGGAGGGCATTTCGTTCATCTGCGTGCCTATCTGCCTCAACGATCAGGTTGTGGGCGCGCTGTCGGTTGACCATCTGCTGGTGGACGATGCCACGCTTGAAGACGAAATGCGCCTGCTTACCATTATATCAACCCTGCTTGGTCACGCTGCCCTTGAATCGCAGGGCCGCATGGATGAAGAAGCTTCCTCGCCCCTGAGGCCTCGCGGCTTTGTGGGCAATTCTGAAGTGATGCAAAAGGTCTACGCGCAGATTGCCCAGGTGGCCCCGTCCAGCACCACAGTTTTTCTACAGGGCGAATCCGGCACAGGCAAAGAACTGGCAGCGCGCTCCATCCATTCGGGCAGCACTCGCGCCAACAAGCCCTTTATTTCGCTCAACTGCGCCGCATTGCCAGAAAACCTCATTGAAAGCGAGCTGTTCGGCCATGAACGCGGGGCCTTTACCGGCGCAAACGCTACTCGCAAGGGACGCTTTGAACTCGCCAACGGCGGCACGCTGTTTTTGGACGAAGTGGGCGAGCTTTCGCTCATGACCCAGGCAAAGCTGCTGCGCGTCTTGCAGGAAAGGGCCTTTGAGCGCCTCGGCGGCATGGAAACGCATTATGTGGATGTGCGCTTTATCACCGCCACCAACCGCGATCTGGAAAAAATGGTTGAGGAAGAAACATTCCGGCGCGATCTGTTCTACCGCCTCAATGTCTTCCCCATTTTTCTGCCGCCCCTGAGTTTCCGGCCAGAGGACATTCTGCCGCTGGCAAACCACTTTATCAAAAAATACGCGCTGGCCAACGGGCGCAATAATGTGCGCCTCTCCCTTTCTGTTATGGATATGTTGCAACGCTATACCTGGCCGGGCAACATCCGCGAACTTGAAAACGTCATGGAGCGCGCCGTGCTGCTGCTGGGGCGCGAAGGCCTTGTGTTGCCCCAGCACTTGCCCCCTGCCCTGCACGGCAGCCGCGCCACCGCCAGTTCCGGCCTCACGCCCGGGCTGATCCGGCAGGGGCTTTCCGGCAGTTTGCAGGAACAGCTGGACGAACTGGAACGCGCATCAATCACCGAAGCGCTTGAGTTCAGTCAGGGCCAGATGGGCAAGGCCGCCGCAAGCCTTGGATTGACGGAAAGGATCATGGCTCTGCGCATGAAAAAGTACGGCATAACCTACAAGGCTTTTCGCCCCGTGTACCGTAAGGACGAAACCGAGTAG
- a CDS encoding DUF6051 family protein — translation MVTPMLYSKLVTLFSGGISFSEDEVPVGDNFVVRNFSFHSPARQRVDPADSQTPASATGSEVDEEIQENNNFRYHVMMPAHMEKARNVVIMLHGLNERYWTKYLPWAASVVEATGHAVVLFPLAFHMNRAPARWADPQRMAHLSRERKRTLPTLTSSSFVNAAISARLCEQPERFIQSGLESYYDLIKLVETIKTDLHPAIDKAATIDFFTYSIGTLLGDLLMMANRLEYFSASRHVSFCGGPVVSGLHPESKFILDSEAVGKLRECLLSKERLEVLLSDNTEFEKAFRCMLDYGIGSSEREERLRDIGARRYVIALADDHVVMVNEIRNTFGEKEKNGIHVEIMQYTYKYRHEDPFPVLTKMYSNIDRQFQRTFDRICNFLKR, via the coding sequence ATGGTTACGCCTATGCTTTATTCAAAACTTGTCACACTTTTTTCTGGCGGAATCAGCTTTTCAGAGGACGAAGTACCTGTTGGAGATAACTTTGTCGTCAGAAATTTCAGCTTTCACTCACCTGCACGGCAGAGGGTCGACCCGGCAGATTCCCAGACACCTGCCAGCGCCACGGGATCAGAAGTTGATGAAGAAATTCAGGAGAATAATAATTTCAGATACCACGTGATGATGCCAGCCCATATGGAAAAAGCCCGCAACGTTGTCATCATGCTTCATGGCCTGAATGAACGATACTGGACCAAATATCTGCCGTGGGCGGCATCAGTGGTTGAAGCGACTGGTCACGCCGTTGTTCTTTTTCCCCTCGCATTTCATATGAACCGTGCCCCGGCCCGGTGGGCAGATCCGCAACGCATGGCGCACCTGAGCCGCGAGCGGAAGCGTACCCTGCCAACGCTCACCAGTTCCAGCTTTGTCAATGCGGCCATCAGCGCACGGCTTTGCGAACAGCCTGAGCGCTTTATCCAGTCGGGTCTTGAAAGTTACTATGATCTCATCAAGCTTGTGGAGACAATAAAGACTGATCTTCACCCTGCTATCGATAAAGCTGCCACAATTGACTTTTTCACCTACTCCATTGGAACCCTTCTCGGTGATCTTCTCATGATGGCAAACAGGTTGGAGTATTTTTCAGCATCGCGACATGTTTCATTTTGTGGCGGGCCTGTTGTCAGCGGCCTGCACCCGGAATCAAAATTTATTCTCGACAGCGAAGCTGTGGGCAAACTCAGGGAGTGCCTGCTCTCAAAAGAAAGACTTGAAGTTTTGCTCTCCGATAACACCGAGTTTGAAAAGGCCTTTCGCTGTATGCTGGACTATGGCATAGGCAGCAGTGAGCGTGAGGAACGCCTGCGGGACATTGGGGCACGGCGCTACGTGATCGCTCTTGCCGATGACCATGTCGTTATGGTCAACGAAATTCGCAATACTTTTGGCGAAAAAGAAAAAAATGGTATCCATGTGGAAATAATGCAGTATACTTACAAATACAGGCATGAAGACCCATTTCCTGTGCTCACAAAAATGTATAGCAATATTGACAGGCAGTTTCAGCGCACATTTGACAGAATTTGCAATTTTTTGAAAAGATAG